One region of Oryza sativa Japonica Group chromosome 5, ASM3414082v1 genomic DNA includes:
- the LOC107281068 gene encoding uncharacterized protein yields the protein MLEAIGQFGRSLKGPSPYEMSGSFLQKRKEKVMDGFKEHKESWELTGCSIMTDAWTDRKGRGVMNLVVHSAHGVLFLDSVECSGDRKDGKYIFELVDRYIEEIGEQHVVQVVTDNASVNTTAASLLTAKRPSIFWNGYAAHCLDLMLEDIGKLGPVEETIANARQVTVFLYAHTRVLDLMRKFLNRDLVRSGVTRFATAYLNLKSLLDNKKELVRLFKSDEMEQLGYLKQAKGKKASKVIRSETFWKNVDIAVNYFEPLANVLRRMDSDVPSMGFFHGLMLEAKKEISQRFDNDKSRFIEVWDIIDKRWDNKIKAPLHLAGYYLNPYYYFPNKQEIESDGSFRAAKWWLNHGTSTPNLRKLAARILSLTCSSSACERNWSVFEQVHTKKRNRLLHERMRDLVFVKFNSKLRNKRENKGRDPIEKEVDDVVADGDNEFITGVVPSSSEMDQQCAKESQQHTTPQAPAPAKRKRPVHAKKRKVRSLQSLMRNAPVHPEAPSSDSEDCDDGIPMQTSDSDKSPSPSPFVS from the exons ATGTTAGAGGCCATTGGACAATTTGGTAGAAGTCTGAAAGGGCCTAGTCCCTATGAGATGAGTGGATCGTTCTTacagaaaaggaaggaaaaggtGATGGATGGATTCAAGGAGCACAAGGAATCATGGGAGCTCACAGGTTGTTCTATCATGACAGATGCATGGACAGATAGGAAGGGTAGGGGAGTGATGAATTTAGTTGTGCATAGTGCTCATGGGGTACTCTTCTTAGATTCAGTGGAATGCTCAGGTGACAGGAAAGATGGCAAATATATCTTTGAACTTGTGGACAGGTACATAGAAGAGATAGGGGAACAACATGTTGTCCAAGTGGTGACTGATAATGCTAGCGTCAACACAACTGCAGCAAGTCTATTGACAGCAAAAAGACCAtcaatattttggaatggatatGCTGCTCATTGCTTGGATCTCATGCTCGAGGATATTGGGAAGCTTGGACCAGTTGAGGAAACCATTGCTAATGCAAGACAAGTGACTGTTTTCTTGTATGCTCATACTAGGGTGTTGGATTTGATGAGAAAGTTTCTTAACAGAGACTTGGTTCGCTCTGGGGTTACACGATTTGCCACAGCTTATTTGAATCTAAAAAGCTTGTTAGACAACAAAAAAGAGTTAGTAAGACTATTTAAATCAGATGAGATGGAGCAATTGGGTTACTTGAAGCAGGCCAAGGGGAAGAAAGCCAGCAAAGTGATCAGATCTGAAACCTTTTGGAAAAATGTTGACATTGCAGTTAATTACTTTGAGCCATTGGCTAACGTGTTGAGAAGAATGGACAGCGATGTACCATCAATGGGATTCTTCCATGGTTTAATGCTTGAGGCGAAGAAAGAAATTTCTCAGAGATTCGATAATGATAAGAGCCGCTTCATAGAAGTTTGGGATATCATTGATAAAAGATGGGACAACAAGATCAAGGCTCCACTACACCTGGCTGGGTACTATTTGAACCCCTACTACTACTTCCCAAATAAGCAAGAGATCGAGAGTGATGGATCATTTAGAGCAG CAAAATGGTGGCTGAACCATGGCACAAGCACACCAAATCTTAGGAAGTTGGCTGCAAGGATTTTGAGTTTGACCTGCAGCTCCTCAGCTTGTGAGAGGAACTGGTCAGTTTTTGAACAG GTTCATACAAAGAAGCGCAACAGGCTACTTCATGAAAGGATGCGAGATCTGGTGTTTGTTAAATTTAACTCCAAGTTAAGAAATAAGAGAGAGAACAAGGGTAGAGATCCTATAGAGAAGGAAGTGGATGATGTTGTGGCAGATGGTGACAATGAATTCATTACTGGTGTTGTGCCTTCATCAAGTGAAATGGATCAACAATGTGCAAAAGAGTCACAGCAGCACACAACACCACAAGCACCAGCACCAGCTAAAAGGAAAAGGCCTGTGCACGCTAAGAAGAGGAAAGTCAGAAGCCTACAGTCTTTGATGCGCAATGCCCCAGTGCATCCTGAAGCTCCATCATCCGACTCAGAAGATTGTGATGATGGTATTCCAATGCAGACTTCTGATTCTGATAAgtcaccctctccctctccctttgtCTCTTAG